From a single Halobellus ruber genomic region:
- a CDS encoding SDR family NAD(P)-dependent oxidoreductase — MGTLNPQFTDDTVIVTGGASGIGREVAQQFGDAGATVLVADLREEPKGGGTPTHEAIADAGGTAEFVETDVSDRNDITALVEAAHDYGGVDVMVNNAGMFIGGSILDLEPEEFERIHSVNAKGIYFGTQVAANDMIERDDPGAIVNTASISSHYAQFEQVQYDSTKGAVRMITRGAALELAEHGIRVNAVAPGQIATELNEGWSEEAMEKAANDELVKRVPQGRAGTPEDVAPAYLYLASEEAGYVTGELLFVDGGWQVF, encoded by the coding sequence ATGGGCACACTGAACCCACAGTTTACCGACGACACTGTCATCGTGACCGGCGGCGCCTCCGGGATCGGCCGCGAGGTGGCACAGCAGTTCGGGGACGCGGGCGCGACGGTACTCGTCGCCGACCTCCGGGAGGAGCCGAAGGGCGGGGGGACGCCGACACACGAGGCCATCGCGGACGCCGGGGGCACCGCCGAGTTCGTCGAGACCGACGTGAGCGACCGCAACGACATCACCGCCTTGGTCGAGGCGGCCCACGACTACGGCGGCGTCGACGTGATGGTGAACAACGCCGGGATGTTCATCGGCGGGTCGATCCTCGATCTGGAGCCCGAGGAGTTCGAGCGGATCCACAGCGTCAACGCCAAGGGGATCTACTTCGGGACCCAGGTCGCCGCAAACGACATGATCGAGCGCGACGACCCCGGCGCGATCGTCAACACCGCGTCGATCAGCTCCCACTACGCCCAGTTCGAGCAGGTCCAGTACGACTCCACGAAGGGCGCGGTCAGGATGATCACCCGCGGGGCCGCCCTGGAACTCGCCGAGCACGGCATCCGGGTCAACGCCGTCGCGCCGGGCCAGATCGCAACCGAACTGAACGAGGGCTGGTCCGAGGAGGCGATGGAGAAGGCGGCAAACGACGAGTTGGTCAAGCGGGTCCCGCAGGGGCGGGCCGGAACGCCCGAGGACGTGGCGCCGGCGTACCTCTATCTCGCAAGCGAGGAGGCCGGCTACGTCACCGGCGAACTCCTGTTCGTCGACGGCGGCTGGCAGGTGTTCTGA
- a CDS encoding enolase C-terminal domain-like protein — protein sequence MTPEITKVESTEFSFPIEDVGYSPNGFCLVYEPGTTTRRKLFAIRIHTDTGITGEYVGGNSPGAAQINMFANYLVGKNPLHREKHWSEIKRALRKYDRMGMGPIDIALWDFAGKYHDAPIHELLGTYRKRLPAYASTYEADLNGGLDSPEAFADFAEECYERGYGGFKLHVWESDEWGDIDREVETVHAVGDRVGDEMDLMLDPACQYETWADALRVGKACDEHDFFWYEDPYRDAGTSQHGHRRLKDNMDTPILQTEHVRGLELHTDFIANEATDFVRADPEYDAGITGAMKVARVAEGFGLDVEYHAPGPAQRHLMAATRNSNYYELALVHPNARNPIPPVYEGDYTDQIDAIDDEGTVPVPDDPGLGVDYDWAFIEDNATGSVHVYE from the coding sequence ATGACGCCGGAGATAACGAAAGTCGAGAGTACCGAGTTCTCGTTTCCGATCGAGGACGTCGGCTACAGCCCGAACGGCTTCTGCCTCGTCTACGAACCCGGGACGACGACGCGCCGGAAACTGTTCGCGATCCGGATCCACACGGACACGGGGATCACCGGCGAGTACGTGGGCGGCAACTCCCCCGGAGCCGCCCAGATCAACATGTTCGCGAACTACCTGGTCGGAAAGAACCCCCTCCACCGGGAGAAACACTGGTCGGAGATCAAACGTGCACTCCGGAAGTACGACCGGATGGGGATGGGGCCGATCGACATCGCGCTGTGGGACTTCGCCGGCAAGTACCACGACGCGCCGATCCACGAACTGCTTGGCACCTACCGGAAGCGCCTGCCCGCGTACGCCTCGACCTACGAGGCCGACCTGAACGGGGGGCTGGACTCGCCGGAGGCGTTCGCGGACTTCGCCGAGGAGTGTTACGAACGCGGCTACGGCGGGTTCAAACTCCACGTGTGGGAGAGCGACGAGTGGGGCGACATCGACCGGGAGGTCGAGACCGTCCACGCGGTCGGCGACCGCGTCGGCGACGAGATGGACCTGATGCTCGACCCGGCGTGTCAGTACGAGACGTGGGCCGACGCCCTCCGCGTCGGCAAGGCGTGTGACGAACACGACTTCTTCTGGTACGAGGACCCCTACCGCGACGCCGGGACCTCACAACACGGCCACCGCCGGCTGAAGGACAATATGGACACCCCGATCCTCCAGACCGAACACGTTCGCGGGCTGGAACTGCACACCGACTTCATCGCGAACGAGGCGACGGATTTCGTCCGGGCCGACCCCGAGTACGACGCCGGGATCACGGGCGCGATGAAGGTCGCCCGCGTCGCCGAGGGGTTCGGGCTCGACGTCGAGTATCACGCCCCCGGGCCCGCCCAGCGACACCTGATGGCGGCGACGCGGAACTCCAACTACTACGAGCTCGCCTTGGTCCACCCGAACGCCCGCAACCCGATCCCGCCGGTGTACGAGGGCGATTACACCGATCAGATCGACGCCATCGACGACGAGGGGACCGTCCCCGTGCCCGACGACCCGGGACTCGGCGTCGACTACGACTGGGCGTTCATTGAGGACAACGCGACCGGGAGCGTCCACGTCTACGAGTAG